In the Haloferula helveola genome, one interval contains:
- a CDS encoding globin → METLEALVARDVGKDGIAAIVAAFYRRVREDDLIGPMYPDDDWEGSEERLASFLRFRLLGDPEYTLRRGHPRLRMRHMPFSIGEAERDRWLELMGAAMEESGVTGEVRTKLDEFFAQVADFMRNR, encoded by the coding sequence GTGGAGACACTGGAAGCATTGGTTGCCCGCGACGTGGGCAAGGACGGCATCGCGGCGATAGTCGCGGCATTTTACCGTCGGGTCCGTGAGGACGACCTGATCGGCCCGATGTATCCGGACGATGACTGGGAAGGCTCCGAAGAGCGGCTCGCGAGCTTTCTGAGATTCCGCCTGCTGGGTGATCCGGAATACACGCTAAGGCGCGGTCACCCGCGGCTGCGAATGCGGCACATGCCGTTTTCGATCGGCGAGGCCGAGCGCGACCGCTGGCTCGAACTGATGGGCGCCGCCATGGAGGAATCGGGCGTGACTGGGGAGGTGCGGACGAAGCTCGACGAGTTCTTCGCCCAAGTGGCGGACTTCATGCGGAACCGTTAG
- a CDS encoding sigma-70 family RNA polymerase sigma factor, giving the protein MTEPPPPKSAPVFFTTRWTLVSRASGETPEARAALGDLCEAYWNPVFHFLRREGRGEDESRELTQAFFAKVLTGAGIGNVSPDKGRFRSYLLGALKNFLANRKRDANREKRGGNAVVESIDGGGTDESPGMELADPGATADDAWFDRHWALAVMERGLDRVRQSFDQSGKTRQFEVLRPWLMGDPEGLTQADAAEELGMTRAAAKVAVHRLRQKFGEAIRSEIAETVDTEEEIAEELRYLIEVLRVA; this is encoded by the coding sequence ATGACCGAGCCTCCACCTCCAAAAAGCGCACCGGTGTTCTTCACCACCCGCTGGACCTTGGTCAGCCGGGCGAGCGGGGAAACCCCGGAAGCCCGCGCGGCCCTCGGAGATCTCTGCGAGGCCTACTGGAACCCGGTGTTCCATTTCCTCCGACGGGAGGGTCGCGGCGAGGACGAAAGCCGCGAACTCACCCAGGCCTTCTTCGCGAAGGTGCTCACCGGGGCCGGCATCGGAAACGTCAGCCCGGACAAGGGCCGCTTCCGCTCCTACCTGCTCGGGGCACTCAAAAACTTCCTCGCCAACCGGAAGCGCGACGCCAACCGGGAGAAGCGGGGCGGCAACGCGGTTGTCGAGTCGATCGACGGTGGCGGGACCGACGAATCGCCCGGCATGGAACTTGCCGACCCCGGGGCCACGGCGGACGACGCGTGGTTCGACCGACACTGGGCGCTGGCCGTGATGGAGCGTGGGTTGGATCGGGTCCGGCAATCGTTCGACCAGTCGGGAAAGACCCGGCAGTTCGAGGTCCTGAGACCGTGGCTGATGGGCGACCCGGAAGGACTCACCCAGGCCGACGCCGCCGAGGAACTGGGCATGACCCGCGCCGCCGCGAAGGTGGCGGTGCACCGGCTGCGACAGAAATTCGGTGAGGCGATCCGCAGCGAGATCGCCGAGACGGTCGACACCGAGGAAGAGATCGCGGAAGAACTGCGCTACCTGATCGAGGTGCTGCGCGTCGCCTAA
- a CDS encoding sigma-70 family RNA polymerase sigma factor — protein sequence MSYPEVFHTTRWTLVIRAKGDAPEARAALSDLCEAYWNPVYRFLLREGRGEDLSRELAQEFFSKLLAGGRLENTDPQKGRFRSYLLGALKHFLSDQRKAEGRRKRGGDAVIESIESGGSITSPGLSLPDPGAEATDAWFDRHWAMAVMERGLGTVRDSYRESGKERYFEALKPWLVGDVQGLSQADVAAELEMSPGAIKVAVHRLRQKFADAIRSEIAETVDSEEDVGEELRYLIEALAAR from the coding sequence ATGAGCTACCCGGAAGTCTTCCACACCACGCGCTGGACCCTGGTCATCCGTGCCAAGGGAGACGCACCGGAAGCCCGGGCGGCGCTCTCCGACCTCTGCGAAGCCTACTGGAACCCCGTGTATCGGTTCCTTCTCCGCGAAGGTCGCGGCGAAGATCTCAGCCGTGAGCTCGCGCAGGAGTTCTTCTCGAAGCTTCTGGCCGGCGGGCGGCTTGAGAATACGGATCCGCAGAAGGGACGCTTCCGTTCATACCTGCTCGGTGCCTTGAAGCACTTCCTGTCTGACCAACGCAAGGCCGAGGGCCGGCGGAAACGCGGTGGCGATGCGGTCATCGAGTCGATCGAATCGGGCGGCAGCATCACGTCCCCGGGACTTTCGCTTCCCGATCCGGGCGCCGAAGCGACCGACGCGTGGTTCGACCGTCACTGGGCAATGGCCGTCATGGAGCGCGGACTCGGGACCGTGCGCGACTCCTACCGCGAAAGCGGAAAGGAACGGTACTTTGAAGCACTCAAGCCCTGGCTGGTCGGCGACGTCCAAGGATTGTCTCAAGCCGATGTCGCCGCCGAACTGGAGATGAGCCCGGGGGCGATCAAGGTCGCGGTTCACCGCTTGCGTCAGAAATTTGCCGACGCGATCCGCAGCGAGATCGCCGAGACCGTCGATTCCGAGGAGGATGTCGGAGAAGAGCTCCGCTACCTCATCGAGGCACTGGCGGCCCGGTAG
- a CDS encoding ABC transporter ATP-binding protein, with protein sequence MSGPFLELSQATVWRGADVSIPALRDLSLVLDEGESVAILGPNGSGKSTLLQLIAGSLRIENREGSVCRLFGEELWDIDELRHRIGLVMPEEVARFYPDELAFDVVLSVFRGAYGVVRGMRFSKAEREAASRAVDRMGVESLIDRGFGELSSGERRRFLIARALAQDPKILVLDEPTTALDFASAAGLQKELRGLLSEGRTLVWVTHHPGEILPEIDRVILLRDGRLFADGAKRKILTPARLRNLFGLPLKVSWSRGWCEVRA encoded by the coding sequence GTGAGCGGGCCTTTCCTCGAGTTGTCGCAAGCGACGGTGTGGCGGGGTGCCGATGTGAGCATCCCGGCGCTCCGCGATCTGTCGCTGGTGCTCGACGAAGGAGAAAGCGTGGCGATTCTCGGTCCGAACGGGTCGGGCAAGAGCACGCTGCTGCAGCTCATCGCGGGATCCCTGAGGATCGAGAACCGCGAGGGCTCGGTCTGCCGTCTCTTCGGTGAGGAACTGTGGGACATCGATGAACTGAGGCACCGGATCGGGCTGGTGATGCCCGAGGAGGTCGCGCGGTTTTACCCTGACGAGCTGGCCTTCGATGTCGTGCTTTCGGTCTTCCGCGGTGCCTACGGCGTGGTCCGCGGCATGCGCTTTTCCAAAGCCGAGCGCGAGGCGGCATCGCGGGCCGTCGACCGGATGGGGGTCGAGTCGCTGATCGACCGCGGCTTCGGCGAACTTTCGTCCGGCGAGCGCCGGCGTTTCCTGATTGCCCGGGCTCTCGCCCAGGATCCGAAGATCCTGGTGCTCGATGAACCGACGACCGCCCTCGACTTCGCCTCGGCCGCCGGTCTGCAGAAGGAACTCCGCGGGCTGCTGTCGGAGGGGCGGACCCTGGTCTGGGTGACCCACCATCCCGGCGAGATCCTGCCTGAGATCGATCGGGTGATCCTGCTCCGTGACGGCCGGTTGTTCGCCGATGGTGCCAAGCGGAAGATACTCACGCCGGCGCGCTTGCGAAACTTGTTCGGTTTGCCGCTGAAAGTCAGCTGGTCGAGGGGGTGGTGCGAGGTCCGCGCTTGA
- a CDS encoding serine/threonine-protein kinase has product MQQSSESSICPTCKSPIPADAPGGLCPACTLEGAACVPHTGTGGRQTPPPSIEEVAAHFPELEIIELLGAGGMGAVYKARQPQLDRFVALKILSHELAQDPAFVERFNREAKVLARLSHPNIVAVFDFGTAGPYCFLLMEYVDGVNLRQAMRTGGFKPSEALSLIQDVCSALQFAHEEGILHRDIKPENVLIDSKGRVKIADFGIAKLVGAGAPADVTLTLQGSILGSPHYMAPEQIETPGDVDQRADIYSLGVVLYEMLTGELPIGRFDLPSEKAAIDQRIDEIVLRTLAKERQARFQSAGEVGTHVAALATSPQAPAPAAAGAASGDSGSARFSLVAAILTGLSVVLAISLALINASVNASRIPDQDAYLVTGMPMFLIGIPAAIMAVVGLILGIVAIGEVRKSGGTKGGLGFAIFAVVTWPIFFMAVMVSNCLAMPMPGTGGIGMPIIVLLAGIPLLLASFTLIRGLRRWAKGVEKKDGHRHFPGLALPLLVTVGLAILGPVLAAVLPGMFGPHYDPYEDGRMEMPHEFPKFEASKEMQWHLGPPEIAYPVRLEAGLRANFILIERNEKGGNSATTLGQINFDFPETVTVEVGSAGGDAIVSSDPPALVATVDSDSRYLMLSTGTDPAGWEFRQAPSEAPVMSAGERREFELANRPGTDDSLAETLHLVVETTPLNR; this is encoded by the coding sequence ATGCAACAATCCTCCGAATCATCCATCTGCCCGACCTGCAAGTCGCCGATCCCCGCGGACGCGCCCGGCGGCCTGTGCCCCGCCTGCACTCTGGAAGGCGCGGCCTGCGTGCCCCACACCGGCACCGGAGGCCGGCAAACCCCTCCGCCCTCGATCGAGGAAGTCGCAGCCCACTTCCCCGAGCTTGAGATCATCGAACTGCTCGGCGCCGGCGGCATGGGTGCGGTCTACAAGGCCCGCCAACCGCAGCTCGACCGCTTCGTCGCGCTCAAGATCCTTTCGCACGAACTGGCGCAGGACCCGGCCTTCGTCGAACGCTTCAACCGCGAGGCCAAGGTGCTCGCCCGCCTGAGCCACCCGAACATCGTCGCGGTTTTCGATTTCGGCACCGCCGGACCCTACTGCTTCCTGCTGATGGAGTACGTCGATGGTGTCAATTTGCGCCAAGCGATGCGGACCGGAGGATTCAAACCCTCCGAGGCGCTCTCCCTGATCCAAGACGTCTGCTCGGCCCTGCAGTTCGCCCACGAGGAAGGAATCCTGCACCGTGATATCAAGCCGGAGAACGTGCTGATCGATTCCAAAGGCCGGGTCAAGATCGCCGACTTCGGCATCGCGAAGCTGGTCGGCGCCGGCGCGCCAGCGGACGTCACCCTCACCCTGCAGGGATCGATCCTCGGCAGTCCCCACTACATGGCGCCCGAGCAGATCGAGACGCCCGGTGATGTCGATCAGCGGGCCGACATCTATTCGCTCGGTGTCGTGCTCTACGAGATGCTCACCGGTGAGTTGCCGATCGGCCGCTTCGACCTGCCTTCGGAAAAGGCCGCTATCGACCAACGCATCGACGAGATCGTGCTGCGGACCCTGGCAAAGGAACGTCAGGCCCGCTTCCAGTCGGCCGGCGAGGTCGGCACCCATGTGGCGGCTCTCGCCACAAGCCCGCAAGCACCCGCGCCTGCTGCCGCAGGAGCCGCGTCCGGCGATTCCGGATCGGCCCGTTTCAGCCTCGTTGCCGCGATCCTGACCGGTCTCAGCGTCGTGCTGGCCATCTCGCTGGCCCTGATCAACGCGTCCGTAAACGCCTCAAGAATCCCTGACCAGGATGCCTACCTCGTCACAGGCATGCCCATGTTCCTTATCGGCATACCTGCGGCCATCATGGCGGTGGTCGGCCTCATTCTCGGCATCGTTGCCATCGGTGAGGTCCGGAAATCCGGTGGCACCAAAGGCGGTCTCGGATTCGCCATCTTCGCGGTCGTCACATGGCCGATCTTTTTCATGGCGGTGATGGTCTCTAACTGCCTCGCCATGCCCATGCCAGGGACAGGTGGCATCGGAATGCCCATCATCGTGCTCTTGGCAGGGATCCCTCTGCTTCTGGCGAGCTTCACTCTGATCCGCGGACTGCGCCGCTGGGCCAAGGGCGTGGAGAAGAAAGACGGTCACCGACACTTCCCCGGGCTTGCGCTGCCCCTGCTGGTGACGGTCGGATTGGCCATTCTTGGTCCGGTGCTGGCGGCAGTGCTTCCCGGCATGTTCGGGCCGCACTACGACCCCTACGAGGATGGCCGGATGGAGATGCCGCATGAATTCCCGAAGTTCGAGGCCTCCAAAGAGATGCAATGGCATCTGGGCCCTCCCGAAATTGCCTATCCGGTGCGCTTGGAAGCGGGACTCCGCGCCAATTTCATCCTCATCGAGCGGAATGAAAAAGGCGGTAACAGCGCCACGACGCTCGGCCAGATCAACTTCGACTTTCCGGAGACCGTCACCGTCGAAGTCGGGAGTGCCGGAGGCGACGCTATCGTCAGCAGCGACCCTCCCGCGCTCGTGGCGACAGTGGACTCCGATAGCCGCTACCTGATGCTCTCGACAGGAACCGACCCGGCCGGTTGGGAATTCCGGCAAGCCCCGTCGGAAGCACCGGTCATGTCCGCGGGCGAACGCCGGGAGTTCGAACTGGCCAATCGGCCGGGAACCGATGATTCCCTTGCGGAAACCCTGCATCTGGTTGTCGAGACCACGCCCCTGAACCGATAA
- a CDS encoding serine/threonine-protein kinase, with the protein MSDSNDPTCPNCGSAIPEDAPSGLCPACALKGVATVSSTTTASGRSAPPSIGEIAPHFPDLEILELLGAGGMGAVYKARQPQLDRFVALKILSHDLASDPAFVERFNREARVLARLSHPNIVGVHDFGTAGPYCYLTMELVDGVNLRQAMQAGRFTPTEALAMVQHLCSALKFAHEEGILHRDIKPENVLIDSKGRVKIADFGIAKLVGENRQPDVTLTLQGSVLGSPHYMAPEQIESPGDVDQRADIYSLGVVLYELLTGELPIGRFALPSEKAEMDARIDQIVLRTLEKERQARFQTAEEVSTSVTNLSKTPAPVRPAESSATEETGMARFSIASAILTGVSLLATGLFVWLWVMTLTAPPPEPETFSEAEKLAENMSDKLGLATLFVAMAGATGLLGLILGGVALGKIRNSGGSLGGFGLAAFATVTWPLFFASAICDVILAMFPYFGGTELVIVTLISFVTSAFILVRGLQRWAKGVPGPDGTRHHPGVGRSIGVSAAVIVLSPLLVATAVALLNSGDDRDGYDPELARLEEMIDELTDDSSDDSFGDGIPWRIKKPELVLPIIAQPGQRMSLGLKLRDETGRIAWTTDLGSIEAGPDGFPREALLKVGTFLKPDDMNGAIHAVAAVRTGPNGKISRSAADLRDWFFSTELPNELVFDQPIQTTLGIATSVRKGPDGNQGVLSLEIEVTEDGTSEPE; encoded by the coding sequence ATGAGTGATTCCAACGATCCCACCTGCCCGAACTGCGGCTCCGCCATTCCCGAGGACGCCCCGTCGGGACTCTGCCCCGCTTGCGCGCTGAAGGGCGTCGCCACCGTTTCCAGCACCACGACGGCCTCCGGAAGGAGCGCACCCCCGTCGATCGGAGAAATCGCCCCGCACTTTCCCGATCTCGAGATCCTCGAGTTGCTGGGAGCCGGCGGCATGGGAGCGGTCTACAAGGCACGGCAGCCACAGCTCGACCGCTTCGTCGCACTGAAAATCCTGTCGCACGATCTCGCCAGCGACCCGGCCTTCGTCGAGCGCTTCAACCGCGAGGCACGGGTGCTCGCCCGCCTGAGCCACCCGAATATCGTCGGCGTCCACGACTTCGGCACTGCCGGGCCTTACTGCTACCTGACGATGGAGCTCGTCGATGGCGTCAACCTGCGACAGGCGATGCAGGCCGGCCGATTCACCCCGACCGAGGCTTTGGCGATGGTCCAGCACCTCTGCTCTGCGCTCAAGTTCGCCCACGAGGAAGGAATCCTGCACCGCGACATCAAGCCGGAGAACGTGCTCATCGACTCGAAGGGGCGGGTGAAAATCGCGGACTTCGGCATCGCCAAGTTGGTCGGTGAAAACCGGCAACCCGACGTCACACTGACCCTTCAGGGCTCCGTGCTCGGCAGCCCGCACTACATGGCGCCCGAGCAGATCGAAAGCCCCGGCGACGTCGACCAGCGGGCCGACATCTACTCGCTTGGCGTGGTGCTCTACGAACTGCTCACCGGCGAGCTGCCAATCGGCCGCTTCGCCCTGCCCTCGGAAAAGGCCGAGATGGACGCGCGCATCGACCAGATCGTCCTGCGCACGCTGGAGAAAGAGCGTCAGGCACGCTTCCAGACGGCGGAGGAAGTCAGCACCTCGGTGACGAATCTCAGCAAGACTCCCGCTCCCGTACGACCCGCGGAGTCCTCCGCCACCGAAGAGACCGGTATGGCCAGGTTCAGCATCGCCTCCGCCATCCTGACCGGAGTCAGCCTCCTGGCGACGGGCCTGTTCGTCTGGCTCTGGGTCATGACGCTTACGGCTCCCCCGCCCGAACCGGAGACCTTCTCCGAAGCCGAGAAACTGGCCGAAAACATGTCGGACAAACTCGGACTCGCGACTCTGTTCGTCGCCATGGCCGGGGCGACCGGCCTCCTCGGGCTCATCCTGGGAGGCGTCGCCCTCGGCAAGATCCGCAACTCTGGCGGGTCCTTGGGCGGCTTCGGTCTCGCGGCCTTCGCGACGGTCACCTGGCCCCTCTTCTTTGCGAGCGCCATCTGCGACGTCATACTCGCCATGTTCCCTTACTTCGGAGGCACTGAGCTCGTGATCGTGACCCTCATTTCCTTCGTGACCTCGGCATTCATTCTCGTCCGTGGCCTGCAGCGTTGGGCGAAGGGAGTTCCTGGACCGGATGGAACCCGACACCATCCGGGCGTCGGACGCAGCATCGGCGTGTCGGCCGCCGTCATCGTCCTCTCTCCCCTGCTGGTTGCGACCGCCGTTGCACTGCTGAATTCCGGCGACGATCGGGATGGGTACGATCCGGAATTGGCACGACTGGAGGAAATGATCGACGAGCTTACGGACGACAGCTCCGACGACTCGTTCGGGGACGGAATCCCGTGGCGCATCAAAAAACCGGAGCTTGTCCTTCCAATCATCGCGCAACCCGGCCAGCGGATGAGCCTTGGCCTCAAGCTACGGGACGAAACCGGCCGAATCGCCTGGACGACCGACCTCGGTTCGATCGAGGCCGGACCGGATGGGTTTCCCCGGGAGGCGCTCCTGAAGGTCGGCACCTTCCTCAAACCGGATGACATGAATGGAGCGATCCACGCGGTGGCGGCGGTGAGAACCGGACCAAACGGCAAAATCAGCAGGAGCGCGGCGGATCTTCGCGATTGGTTTTTCTCAACCGAGTTGCCGAACGAACTCGTCTTCGACCAACCGATCCAAACCACGCTGGGCATCGCCACCTCGGTCCGGAAGGGTCCCGACGGCAACCAAGGAGTCCTTTCGCTCGAAATTGAAGTGACCGAGGACGGCACCTCCGAACCCGAATAG
- a CDS encoding VOC family protein, producing MIKFLHTRIRVQDLDTSIAFYSKLGFIEKERKGSPQGNQLAFLELPGNSAFLELTWSEDYKTQCPEDLMHIALGVDDIVDYCDILEKGGIEIWPDGWREKFTSGDRKMAFVTDPDGYEVEILER from the coding sequence ATGATCAAGTTTCTCCACACCCGCATCCGCGTGCAGGACCTCGACACCTCCATCGCTTTCTACTCGAAGCTCGGATTCATTGAAAAAGAACGCAAGGGGTCACCACAAGGCAACCAGCTCGCCTTCCTCGAACTGCCGGGCAACAGCGCGTTCCTCGAGTTGACCTGGTCGGAGGACTACAAGACACAATGCCCGGAGGATCTGATGCACATCGCCTTGGGAGTGGACGACATCGTGGACTACTGCGACATCCTCGAGAAAGGTGGCATCGAGATCTGGCCCGACGGTTGGAGGGAGAAGTTCACTTCCGGCGACCGCAAGATGGCCTTCGTCACCGACCCCGACGGCTACGAGGTCGAGATCCTCGAGCGCTAA
- a CDS encoding universal stress protein has protein sequence MKKIVAAIDFSDATPVVIDAAAAQAKAFGAELHLVHVLEPEPAYTAYGFTPDEFPAMHAFHEEARKRATKRLEDVAADVEGAEAHLAEGGPMHALLDYVKAKGADLIVVGSHGHGMVASLLLGSVAEGMVRKAPVPTMIVPVGKS, from the coding sequence ATGAAAAAGATCGTTGCAGCCATCGACTTCTCCGATGCCACCCCGGTGGTGATCGACGCCGCCGCAGCCCAGGCGAAGGCGTTCGGTGCGGAGCTTCATCTGGTCCATGTCCTCGAACCGGAGCCGGCCTACACTGCATACGGATTCACTCCCGACGAGTTCCCGGCGATGCATGCCTTCCATGAGGAGGCGCGGAAGCGGGCAACCAAGCGGCTCGAAGATGTCGCCGCGGACGTCGAGGGGGCCGAGGCTCACTTGGCCGAAGGCGGGCCGATGCACGCGCTGCTGGACTACGTGAAGGCGAAGGGCGCTGATCTGATCGTGGTCGGATCCCACGGCCATGGCATGGTCGCGTCTTTGCTTCTCGGATCCGTTGCCGAAGGCATGGTCCGCAAGGCGCCGGTGCCCACCATGATCGTTCCGGTCGGCAAATCCTGA
- a CDS encoding sulfatase, with the protein MMSKPILLPLALCLVLSLVSHAADKLPNILWITSEDNSNHWLGCYGNEEAKTPRLDRLAAEGNLFLHAYSNAPVCAVARSTILNGVYAPSQGTQHMRSRHTIPKDYRPYVSYLREAGYYCTNRSKTDYNFKGNDKAIWDECSGKAHYRKRKEGQPFFAIFNFTTTHESSLFPRKNEGGSSRIKPADVELPDYVPDLPEVRSDWSRYHERMTQMDSQVGQLLDELEKEGLAEDTIVFYYSDHGGPTPRGKRYLKETGVNVPMIVRVPEKFRKLSPFKPGEKVAETVAFVDLAPTLMSLIGKEKPAQMQGRAFLGDKRVEPAADAGVFLYADRFDELYGMRRGWTDGHFKYIRRFRPELPAAPYSYYQFSMPSWVAWRKAWQEGKLDEVHRRMWESPQPVEEFFDLEKDPWEVNNLANDPAQAERMAAMKAKLKAKMKEIRDTGIVPEPMFASLVGDKTIVDVVRAPSFDYDKILDLAFLATAGDESNVDRLKTAVASKDPVERYWGLLGLRILKRTDGVEPALGDEHSVNRVMAAEAFYVSGKEDKAVPVLVGELDKDLDEYSVQNVINSLTQLDALDRVPKEWVNKTLKNPKAGGYVKRFAERLKSGK; encoded by the coding sequence ATGATGTCGAAACCCATCCTCCTCCCGCTGGCGCTCTGCCTCGTCCTGTCGCTGGTATCCCACGCCGCCGACAAGCTGCCGAACATCCTCTGGATCACCAGCGAGGACAATTCGAACCACTGGCTCGGCTGCTACGGCAACGAGGAGGCGAAGACGCCCCGGCTCGACCGGCTCGCGGCCGAAGGGAACCTGTTCCTGCATGCCTACTCGAACGCCCCGGTGTGCGCGGTGGCTAGGTCGACGATCCTCAACGGCGTCTACGCCCCGAGCCAGGGGACGCAGCACATGCGCAGCCGCCACACGATCCCGAAGGACTACCGCCCGTACGTCTCCTATCTTCGCGAAGCCGGCTACTACTGCACCAACCGGTCGAAGACCGACTACAATTTCAAGGGCAACGACAAGGCGATCTGGGATGAATGCTCCGGCAAGGCGCACTACCGGAAGCGGAAGGAGGGGCAGCCGTTCTTCGCCATCTTCAACTTCACGACCACCCACGAGAGCTCGCTTTTCCCCCGCAAGAACGAAGGTGGATCGAGCCGGATCAAGCCGGCCGACGTCGAGCTTCCCGACTACGTTCCGGACCTGCCCGAGGTGCGTTCCGATTGGTCGCGCTACCACGAACGGATGACCCAGATGGACTCGCAGGTCGGCCAGTTGCTCGACGAGCTTGAGAAAGAGGGCCTCGCCGAGGACACCATCGTTTTCTACTACTCCGACCACGGCGGTCCCACGCCTCGCGGCAAGCGCTACCTGAAGGAGACCGGCGTGAACGTGCCGATGATCGTCCGGGTTCCGGAGAAGTTCAGGAAGCTCAGCCCCTTCAAGCCGGGGGAGAAGGTGGCGGAGACGGTGGCCTTCGTCGATCTCGCGCCGACATTGATGTCCTTGATCGGCAAGGAGAAGCCGGCGCAGATGCAGGGCCGCGCGTTTCTCGGCGACAAGCGCGTCGAGCCGGCTGCGGATGCCGGCGTTTTTCTTTACGCGGACCGCTTCGACGAACTCTACGGCATGCGCCGTGGATGGACGGATGGCCACTTCAAGTACATCCGCCGCTTCCGCCCGGAACTGCCCGCGGCACCCTACAGCTACTACCAGTTCTCAATGCCCTCATGGGTCGCGTGGCGCAAGGCGTGGCAGGAAGGGAAGCTCGACGAGGTTCACCGCCGGATGTGGGAGTCACCCCAGCCGGTCGAGGAGTTTTTCGACCTCGAAAAGGATCCGTGGGAGGTCAACAACCTCGCCAATGATCCGGCGCAGGCCGAGCGGATGGCCGCGATGAAGGCGAAGCTCAAGGCCAAGATGAAGGAGATCCGCGATACCGGGATCGTGCCCGAGCCGATGTTCGCGTCGCTGGTCGGCGACAAGACGATCGTCGATGTCGTGCGCGCCCCGTCATTCGACTACGACAAGATCCTGGATCTGGCGTTCCTTGCGACTGCCGGTGACGAGTCGAATGTCGACCGGCTCAAGACGGCGGTGGCTTCGAAGGATCCGGTCGAACGCTACTGGGGTCTGCTGGGTCTCCGGATTCTGAAACGCACCGACGGTGTCGAGCCGGCGCTCGGGGACGAGCACTCGGTGAACCGGGTGATGGCCGCCGAGGCATTCTACGTGTCCGGCAAGGAGGACAAGGCGGTGCCGGTGCTGGTCGGCGAGCTCGACAAGGACCTCGACGAGTACTCGGTGCAGAACGTGATCAACTCGCTGACCCAACTGGACGCGCTCGACCGTGTGCCGAAGGAGTGGGTGAACAAGACCCTGAAGAACCCGAAGGCCGGCGGCTACGTGAAGCGATTCGCCGAACGGTTGAAGAGCGGCAAGTGA